The genomic stretch CAGCCCTTGGTGCCCCATCCGTTCAGGCCCAGCAAGGCCGTCCGAACATCGATGTATCCAGCATGAATCGTTATTGCCAAGGAGAAGCTGCCGCCAGCTACAAGGTGAGTCCTCGCGACATCAGCACGCTCCCAGTAGAACGCAATGGCAATAACTACCGTGTCTACGGCCAAACCCCAGCCGATGGCAGTGAGGCTCTATTTTTTTTACTGTGAGTTCAACCGGAATCGTGAGTTTGATGGTGTCGCGATGACTAGTGACAAACGATCCAGTGATGGTTCCGACAGGGATCGGGTCAGCGTTGAGGACATGTCGCGCTACTGCACCGGCATGGCTGCCCAGGAGTTCAAGCAGCGCCATCGCTACATCACCACCCTCAAGCCCAGTCGCCAATCCAACGGAACCTACAAGGTCTATGGACAGTACGACATTTCGAACATCAACACCCAGGTCTTTGTCTGCAAGTACAACGCAAGGGGCATGTTCAGGAGCGTCGAAAAGGACTGAAATTGTTGTAAGCAGCCTCCTACTCGGAGACCCAATGCTCTCGCTCTATGGCTTCAGGGTTTCAATGGTCTTGTAGATAGCTGCCCTGCTCTGCAGCTGCTGGAACCGTTGCTCCTGGCTGTTCTTGACGCAGTTCCGCATCTTCTCCCGGGCTCGCCAGCACTGATCCACGCTCTCCACCCAGCGACGCTGGTCCTCCACCAGAGCCTCGCGCTGGGATTCCGTGATGGAAGCCTCATCCCGCAGGCGGCGGAAGGCGGCGCGCAACTCAATGTCAAGGGCTGTGAGTTAGGCGTCGCGGCAGATAAGCACGGTGGCGGCACTGCATGAGGGGTGGCAGTGGATCGTTTCTCCGTCGAATGAGTCGGGTGGTGGCGGGATCGCTCCTGCCGGGAGCATCACCAGTACCGAAGCGGCTACAAGCGGAACTGCCCTCATCCACGGTCAGAGACCACCAGCCCGCTCAGAGCTTGCAGTCCTGGCGACCTGTGCCCAGTCCGGCCCGGGCGCGACTGGGACCGAACACCCTGGTGGCCGGCAGGAGGCTGGGGCAGGGCCGACGATCTGAGGGCCCCAACGAGCCACGGGGCAACACTGCCCCGCACCTGAGCCGCTGTTCAGACCCTCTGGGGAGTGTCTCGGCATCAGAAGCCCCCAGGCTCACGGACCGGCTTCTCCCAGTACACGTTGATCACATAGCCGGGGCGCTTGAAGGAGGGACCTGCACCCTCCCGGTTGGTACGTTCGTAGGTCTTGCCCTCCTCGGCGGCAGGGAAGGCAAACGCGTAATGGTTGAAATTGTCGATGTAGACGTTTCCCTGCATCTGAGACCAGGTACAGCTCCCTTTGAGCATCTCGCCATTGCTGCGAACCATCTCGCAATACGCCTTGGCGGAGTCCGCCAGGGCCGGGGTGGCAATGGAGCTGGCGGCGATGGCCAGCGCGGTGATTGTGGTGCGGATCATTGCTTGCGGTGCTTGTTGTTTGAGCCATTCTGGCACCAGTCTCATACATCCAGTGGGCGCCGATTCTGTTCACGGCATCCGTCGAAATCTATGTGTAGGCGCTGAGGAGGCCGATCGGTACGATTTTCGCAGCTTGGCCCCAATCCATAAGCCCTGTGAACTGGACCCCCAAGCTGAACCAGCTCTGGCGAGTTGGTTTGAGCAATCATTGCGGCTCTACGCGTCTGCAGCGAGATGTACGTGGAGTGTCAGCCATGAAGAAGGGCGCCCGACACGGGGCGCCCTTCTCATTGGCCCCGTTCCGGCAGTTGTTGGAGCAACGCCTCAACGTTGGTCGCCTTCTCCTCAAGCGTCTGGTCCCGATCGGTGCGGGTGTTGACCTTCACGGTGCTGGGGTTCCCCCGATTTCGTGGACACCGATCAGGGATTCACAGGTGTGAGGTCTTGGGAAGCGCGGTGACACCCCGACCCTGGCGAACTCACACCCTGTCACTGCATCTGGTGGTACTACACACCTAGCGCCCTGATGGAGGTGCAGGCTGCTACTGGGATGATCGTTCTTGATCTGCTCAAGCCGGGCCGGTCAGGCAGGATCGGGATTGCTTCTTCTGGCGAGCGCCGTTATGTCGACATCGGACGCTCCATAGGCAAGTCCAACATGCGCAGCAACAGCGCCCTGCCCAAGACGGAGGTGGATCCCCAACCTTTTGTGGTGTTCGACGACCGCGAGCTACTCAACTATGAGCCCGCCGTGGTGCTGCCAGTGACCCAGCTGTATTATTTGTTATTGAAAGTCTGCTGCGAGTTGTGCCATGGCACATCGGTGACTTCATGAAGTGGCAAGGGTTGGTCCTCCTGGCGGCGCTCCAGCTGCTGGCGGCTCCCCAACTGCTGGCGGCTCCCCAGCTGCGATCCGATTCGAGCCAACCGTCCCTGCCGGCCTCGGTGCAGGCCTGGATCGAACAGGCCAGTGAGTTCCAGAGCCGTGGGGCCTATGCCGAGGCCGCCGATCTGTGGCAGCAGGTGGTAGCCCTGATGGAACGGGAGCGTGGGGCGGAGGACCCGAACACCCTGTCGGCGCTCAACAACGTGGCGGCCCTGAAGGTGCAGGCCGGCGCTTACACCGAAGCCGAACCCCTCTACCTGCGAGTCCTGAAGGTGCGGGAGCGGCTCTTGGGGCCCGATCACCCCAGCCTCTCAATCACCCTCAACAACCTGGCGGAACTCTTCTATACCCAGGGGCTCTATGCCAAGGCCGAGCCCCTGTTCCAGCGCGCCCTGTCGATTCGAAAGAAGACCGTCGGCCCGGGCCACCCCGACACAGCCGCGGCCCTCAACAATTTGGCCGCCCTGTTTGACGGCCAGGGGCTCTATGCCAAGGCCGAACCCCTTTACCGCCGGGCCCTGGCGATCCGGGAGAAGGCCCTCGGCCCTAACCATCCCGCCACTGCCACTTCCCTCAACAACCTGGCCGCCCTCTTCGATGCCCAGGGGCTCTACGCCCAAGCTGAGCCCCTTTACCGCAGGGCTCTGGCGATTCAGGAGCCGGTCCTCGGCCACAACCATCCTCTCACCGCCAGCACCCTCAACAACCTGGCCCTGCTGCTCGCAAACAGGGGCCTCCAGGAGCAGGCCGAACCCCTCTACCGCCGCGCTCTGGCGATCCGTGAGCAGGTGCTGGGGCCCACCCACCCTGAAACGGCCGTCACCCTCAGCAACCTGGCCCTGCTGCTGCAGGAGAGGGGGCTCTACGCCGACGCCCAGGCCCTCTTCGAGCGCTCTGTTGCCAGCAACGAGAAGACCCTCGGCCCTGACCACCCCAACACCGCCACTTCGCTCAACAACTTGGCCCTGCTGTTCGACACCAAGGGCCTCTTCTCCCGGGCGGAGCCCCTTTACCAACGGGTACTGGCGATCCGGGAGCGCAGCCTGGGTCCCCAGCACCCCGAAACCGCCAACGCCCTCAACAACCTGGCCGCCCTCGCCCGCAGCCGCGGCGACTTCCCCCGGGCAGAGACGGGTTACGGGCGCGCTCTGGCGATCCGAGTAAAGGCCCTTGGAGAGTCCCACCCCGACACGGCTCTCTCCCTCCTCAACCTCAGCGAACTGTTGGTCGAGCTGGGGCGTACCGCCGAGGCCGAACTACTCGCCCGCCGGGCCCTCGCCATCTGGGAGCAGGTTCTCGGCCCACACCATCCCAACACTGCGACGGCCCTCAACGTCCTTGCCGTGCTGATCGAGCGCCGCGGAGACGCGACCAAGGCGGAACCCCTGATGCGGCGGGCCCTGGCGATTCGGGAGAAGGCCCTGGGCCCCGATCACCCCGACACAGCCCTCTCGCTCAACAACCTGGCCCTGCTTCTTGCCGAGCGGGGCGCCAGTAACGAGGCCGAGCCGCTGCTGGAGAGGGCTCTGGCGATCCAACAGCAGCGTCTGGGTCCGAACCACCCCGATACGGCCCGCGCCCTGATCAACCTGGCGGTGCTCCAGGCCAACCGCGGAGCGGAGGCGAGCGCGGTTGGCCTGCTGCACCAGGGCATCAGCGGCCAGACCCTCTTCCTTCAGCGCGAACTCCCCCTCCTCCCAGAAGCCCAGAGGCAGAACCAGATCCGGTCCTTCGGCAGAGCATGGGAAGCCGCCTACTCCTACGCCGGCAGCTCCGACGCCGGCACCGACCTCGCCCTCTTCACCCGGCTCAATCGTCACGGTCTGCTCCAGGACATCGAACGCCGCCAGGCCGTCCTCGCCCGCGCACCGGGGCCCCAGCAGACCCTCAGTCAGCAGATCGCCGTTCTCACAGGCCGCCTGGCCACCGTCGGGCTGTCCCCCACCAGGCGCCAGGCGCTCCAGGAGCAGCGCCAGCAGCTAGAGCAGCAGCTCTACCGCCAACTGCCTGCTCTCGCGCCCCAGCTCGTCAACGCTGCCCAGGTCGCCCGGGCTCTGCCCGCCGATGGCGTCCTGATCGAGTTCCAGCGTTTGAGCCCCTACGACGGCCGCCGAAAACCCGAGCAGCGCTGGGGCGAGTCCAGATACCTGGGCCTGGTGCTCCAACCGACGGGTGCTGTCACGGGCACTGACCTGGGCCCTGCCAATGCCATTGAGACGCTGATCCGCCAGGCCCTGTCGGTCAGCGAGAAGGGTGAGCGCCCCGCCGATCCCCTCTGGCAGCAGGTGAGCGAGAAGGTGCTGGGCCCGTTGCTGCCCCAGCTTGCCAGTCGCCCCCGCTGGTTCCTTTCCCCCGATGCTGAGCTCAACCGCATTCCCTACGCCGCCCTGCCCGACCCGCGGCGGCCCCAGCAGCGTCTCGTGCAAACGGTGCAACTGCGTCTGCTCACCAGCGGACGTGATCTGCTCCCCGCTGATCCGCCCTCCAGCGGCCAGCGCCCCCTTGTGGTGGCCGCCCCCGATTTCGGTGGCGTCAGGCCCTGGTCGGCCCTGCCCGCCTCCGCCCTGGAGGGCCATCAGGTGGCCGATCAGCTCAAGGGGACCCTGATCGAGGGAACAGCAGCCACCGCCACGGCCCTGAAACAGGTGCTGGGGCCGCGGGTGCTGCATGTGGCTAGCCATGGCTTCTTCTTGCCCTCCGGCCGGGGAGATCCCCTACTTGACTCCGGCCTGGTGCTGGCGGGCGCCAACCACCGCGGTCTTCCCAACCAGGTGCGTCCCCGAACTCCAGTAGTTGCTGAAGGAACCGCGGTCGGCCAGAGCGACCCCAGCGCCGGCGACGACGACGGCTATCTCACCGCCAAGGAGGCCGCCCAATTGCAACTGGATGGCACCCAGCTCGTTGTGCTCTCAGCCTGCGACACCGGTACAGGGAAGATCGAGAGCGGCGAGGGGGTCTACGGACTCCAGCGCGCCCTCATTGTGGCCGGAGCCCGCTCCACACTCCTCTCGCTCTGGAAAGTTGACGACGCTGCCACTGCACAGTTCATGCGCCGTTTCTACGACCTGCTCAAGGCCGGCAAGGGTCGCATGGAGGCACTCGTTCAGGTCCAGGAGGAGTTCCGCACCAATCCTCCTGTGCGCGACTGGCGGGACCACAAGTTCTGGGCCGCCTGGCAGCTAAGCGGTGACGATGCTGCGTTGCCAGGACTCTGAGACTGCAACACACTGGACCTGGCAATCTCAACCCCGTCGTGCCCCAGCGCTCTTCCTCAGGGTTTCTCATCCCCTGTCTGCTGCTGGCTGCCACCACCGCTGCCGCACTGGCCACGCCTGCTGCTGTCGCCGCTCCCGGCCCCTCCGCAGCCCTGGAGGTTGCCGTGGAGACGGTCAGCGGCGCCCTGCGGCAGGCCTGGAACGGCGATCCAGCCACCGCCGCCCTGCCCTGGCCCACCCTGCGACTGGTCCCTTCCGGCAGCGGAGTCCTGGCCAGCTGCCCCAGCGCCGGGGGCGCCAGCACCGACACCAGCGCCCTCTTCTGTGAGGCCACCGGCGAGCTGCTGCTGGATGCGAAGGGTTTAAGCAGTGAACAGGAGCGATACGGGTCCTGGGGCCTGGCCTACTGGATCGCCACCGGCCTGGGCCAGTTCTTCCTCGCCCGGCAGAACTCAGGCAGCGCCAGCCCGGGGCCGGCGGTCAACCTGCAGGCCGTCTGTCTGGCGGGGGTGCTGCTGGATTCCAGTCCGGGCCTAACGCCCAGAACCCCTGCCCAGAAACTCTCACCGGCACGCTCCGCCTACGGCAGTGTCGACGCGTCCCTTCAGGGCACCCGCAGCCAACGGGCCTATGCCCTGCTCAGCGGCTTCGGCGCCACTGCCTCCCCCTGCACCGCCACCGCCATGGAAGGCCTGGCGGCCGACAGAGTGGGCGATCCGAAACTACTGGGGGAGGTGGGTGAGGATCCAGGCAACCGCGCCCTCAGTAGCGTCAGCGACACCCTGAACATGACCTGCCGCAAACCCCTGCGCTGCCCCCGCCGCATTCGCGAGGTCTATGCCGCCTCCGGTCCCTGAACGATGGAGGAGTCCGACCGACCGACCGCAGAGCATGGTCCGCTGGAGCCCCCCGCGCCGCTCAGGGATCGGGTGCCCTCATGGGTGCGCTCGAATGTTCTGCACAACTGGATCCAGTCCATCGGCATCGTGGTGGCGGCCACCTGGGGCGCATACACCTTCATCTGGAAGGAGATCCTGGTGCCTGAAATGGCACCCGCAAGCCTCAGCCTGGAGATCACGGTGAGCCCCAGTCGCCGGCTGCGACCGACCCAGACCGCGGGCCAGGCCAACCTTGAACTGGAACTGGAGATCACCGCTTCCAACTCCAGCAGCCGCAACCTCTACCTGCTCCCCAGCATCTGGCAGATGCAGGGGGTCCGCCTCAGGCAAGGCGGCGAGGATCCCGCCTTCGCCGAGCGGGCCACCGAGGTGCTTTACCTATTGGGGAGCCAGGACCGGGCCGAACGCTTTGCCCCGGCGGAACCCGGTCGCACCCTCTCCACGGGCTGGTTGTTCCTTGACGACGTGATCCACCCAGGCGAGAAGCTGAGCCGCAACCTGCTGCTGCGGCTGCCGGCAAAGCGCTACCAGGCCGCCACCTTCGATCTGCTGATCCCCGCCCTCACCCAGCCGCCCAAGCAGCGGTTGTTCGGCGGACGTACCTTGCGATGGTCCTACGACCCGCAGGCGAAGGGCACCACGGAACTGGTGCCCAACCTCTGCCCCCGCGACCCATCCCAGGATTGCGTCCGCATCAGCCTGGACGCCCTCACCAACCAGGTGAAGGCGTTCGATCCCAAGTCGATGTTCTTCAAGACCACCCGGGAAGTGCCCCTCTAGGTGATGCCCTACCTTCCAGTCCCTAAATGTGTTTTCTCACCAGGTCATTCAGCGATCAGCAGTCGCTGTAGGGACTGCTGAGGCGTGAGGCCACCGAGAGCCATGTGGCACCTGTTGCCGTAATAGATCCCCAGATAGCGAGGTAGCCAGCGGTTGCGTTCCTCTGATGTCTGGTAGGCGATCACGTAGGCCCATTCTGCCAGGATCGTTTTGATGAACCGCTCGGCCTTGCCGTTGGTTTGCGGCGTGTAGGGCTTGATGCGGATAGGTTTCAGATCCAAGGCCCGGCAGGCTTTTCGCCAATCCCCTGAGCGGTAGGCGGAGCCGTTATCCGACAGGATCCTCCGGCAGGTGATCCCCTGCTCCGAGAACCAACCGACTGCACGGGCCAGGAATCCAACAGTCGTTGCCTTTTGCTCGTCGGCCAGCACCTCCACATACGCCAGGCGAGTGGCGTCGTCGATGGCGACGTGCACCTTCTCGTAGCCGGCGCCTCGGAAAGAGCCTTGACGACGGTCACCGGTAATCCGGTGACCGACCCGCTCAAACCTGAAGCTGTTTGGTGTCGACATGGATCATGTCGCCCGGCCGGTCCCACTGGTGGCGGCGAACTGGAACCTTGGGTTGAAGATTTCTGAGCCGTCCCAGCCCCAGGCATTCATCACACGTCCGACGGTCGAGAGGGGCGCCTTGAGGGCCCTGGCGATGCGCCGGAGAGTGCAGCACTGGTGCCGTAGATCTACAGCCTGCTGCAGTTGCTGCGGATCGAGCGTCCGCCGCTGGGTGCGGCGAACGCTGCGACGATCAGCCAGTGCCGCCAAACCGCCTGAACGGAATCGTGCCAGCCACTTGCGGGCGGTGCGCTCACTGATCCCGTGGTCTGCGGCCAGCTGAGCAAGGTTCCTGTCCTCATCAAGATGCTGCCGGATCAGGCGTTCCCGACCAATCGGTGTCAGGCGGGCATTGGGGTGTGTATGCATGGAGTGTGCGGTCTTGGGCTGTTGGGTCGCACCACAACCCTGTCGACCTCACACCCCTTTGTCAGCCGGAACAACCTGGTGGCACTACAAAGCCAGTCCAACCACCGGATAAGATCGTGGCTGCGCACGATCTATCCTTATTCGTTGGAAATTGGGTGACTTGATGCAATCATTTGATAGCCAGGACAGTTCTTACATTCCCCGAGAACTGCTTGATCAACTCACAGAAGTTGATCATCTTGTACAGTCCAAGGCGACTCTTTCTTCCCGACATCCCTGCGATGTGGCTCACGAGCTTGGCATTGACATGGAGCACGTGACGGCTGCGCTTCGTCAAGAAGACGGAGAGCTTCTGGAAAGGTTTCTGTGGAATCAGCTATTGACCCTGGGGACCATGTATCAGTACTCCGAATACACAGAACATGCATCCAAGCGGAGTTTCTCCAAGCTGCTGAAACTTTATGCCGAGACTGGTCGGTTTGACTTAGCGCATCAGTTGATCAAATCTCTGAGTGGCCAGGAAGCGAAGCGCTATAACACATCACTGGAAGGCTTCAGGGAGCGTCATCAGCTCAGCAACCTTGATACTTTCAGCCTGGCTGGAGACAGGGGATCCAAATCCCAGTCAATCCCCATTCTTTTGATCAACCTGCCCCAAGACATCTATCGGCACGCCAGATTCCAGGCCCGGTGCCAGGAACTCGGGCTTGAGTTCACTGTAGAACCTGGTCTTACACCTGATGAGGTATGGAACGTCGCGCATAGGTTCAAGTGCCTCCCCGTCGCGCAGGCAAACGACAAATCCACCCCGGCCTGCCTGGACGAACACGACCGGAGACAGCTGAGACGATCGGGAAACATCATCGCCCAATACAACGCCTGGAAAAAGATGGTCGATGAAGACATTACTTACGCTTATATTTTTGAAGATGATGCCTGGGTAGACCGCTCGATCCTAGATTTTGACATAAGTGAGAACCAAGGCTGCGGCGAAATCATCTTTGTGAATGACCGGTTGGTTCGTCATTGTCGATGGCAGCATCAAGGCAATAGTGAACTTGTCACCGTTGCGGAATTATCAGACCCGCGGCTGGCCTTTCCTTGTGACAACGCTGATATCAGAG from Synechococcus sp. CBW1107 encodes the following:
- a CDS encoding tetratricopeptide repeat protein encodes the protein MVLLAALQLLAAPQLLAAPQLRSDSSQPSLPASVQAWIEQASEFQSRGAYAEAADLWQQVVALMERERGAEDPNTLSALNNVAALKVQAGAYTEAEPLYLRVLKVRERLLGPDHPSLSITLNNLAELFYTQGLYAKAEPLFQRALSIRKKTVGPGHPDTAAALNNLAALFDGQGLYAKAEPLYRRALAIREKALGPNHPATATSLNNLAALFDAQGLYAQAEPLYRRALAIQEPVLGHNHPLTASTLNNLALLLANRGLQEQAEPLYRRALAIREQVLGPTHPETAVTLSNLALLLQERGLYADAQALFERSVASNEKTLGPDHPNTATSLNNLALLFDTKGLFSRAEPLYQRVLAIRERSLGPQHPETANALNNLAALARSRGDFPRAETGYGRALAIRVKALGESHPDTALSLLNLSELLVELGRTAEAELLARRALAIWEQVLGPHHPNTATALNVLAVLIERRGDATKAEPLMRRALAIREKALGPDHPDTALSLNNLALLLAERGASNEAEPLLERALAIQQQRLGPNHPDTARALINLAVLQANRGAEASAVGLLHQGISGQTLFLQRELPLLPEAQRQNQIRSFGRAWEAAYSYAGSSDAGTDLALFTRLNRHGLLQDIERRQAVLARAPGPQQTLSQQIAVLTGRLATVGLSPTRRQALQEQRQQLEQQLYRQLPALAPQLVNAAQVARALPADGVLIEFQRLSPYDGRRKPEQRWGESRYLGLVLQPTGAVTGTDLGPANAIETLIRQALSVSEKGERPADPLWQQVSEKVLGPLLPQLASRPRWFLSPDAELNRIPYAALPDPRRPQQRLVQTVQLRLLTSGRDLLPADPPSSGQRPLVVAAPDFGGVRPWSALPASALEGHQVADQLKGTLIEGTAATATALKQVLGPRVLHVASHGFFLPSGRGDPLLDSGLVLAGANHRGLPNQVRPRTPVVAEGTAVGQSDPSAGDDDGYLTAKEAAQLQLDGTQLVVLSACDTGTGKIESGEGVYGLQRALIVAGARSTLLSLWKVDDAATAQFMRRFYDLLKAGKGRMEALVQVQEEFRTNPPVRDWRDHKFWAAWQLSGDDAALPGL
- a CDS encoding DDE-type integrase/transposase/recombinase; its protein translation is MSTPNSFRFERVGHRITGDRRQGSFRGAGYEKVHVAIDDATRLAYVEVLADEQKATTVGFLARAVGWFSEQGITCRRILSDNGSAYRSGDWRKACRALDLKPIRIKPYTPQTNGKAERFIKTILAEWAYVIAYQTSEERNRWLPRYLGIYYGNRCHMALGGLTPQQSLQRLLIAE
- a CDS encoding leucine zipper domain-containing protein yields the protein MHTHPNARLTPIGRERLIRQHLDEDRNLAQLAADHGISERTARKWLARFRSGGLAALADRRSVRRTQRRTLDPQQLQQAVDLRHQCCTLRRIARALKAPLSTVGRVMNAWGWDGSEIFNPRFQFAATSGTGRAT
- a CDS encoding glycosyltransferase family 25 protein — its product is MQSFDSQDSSYIPRELLDQLTEVDHLVQSKATLSSRHPCDVAHELGIDMEHVTAALRQEDGELLERFLWNQLLTLGTMYQYSEYTEHASKRSFSKLLKLYAETGRFDLAHQLIKSLSGQEAKRYNTSLEGFRERHQLSNLDTFSLAGDRGSKSQSIPILLINLPQDIYRHARFQARCQELGLEFTVEPGLTPDEVWNVAHRFKCLPVAQANDKSTPACLDEHDRRQLRRSGNIIAQYNAWKKMVDEDITYAYIFEDDAWVDRSILDFDISENQGCGEIIFVNDRLVRHCRWQHQGNSELVTVAELSDPRLAFPCDNADIRAPGADGYLLSQAGARKLVKIIDNTGIPDGGTDWFLLTVSLDAHRLLESRDLSGKLSARGAELSTEMDCTAS